AACTGTGCTCAGCCCCGCACGCGCAAGCGATGGCCAAATGGGCTGGGATGTGTGGGAGGAAGATGATGCGTTTTTGGTTCTTTGTCGTGTTGCTACTAGGGGGTGTGCTGGCTCAGCAAAACCCGGCCCAAACTCCACCCAAACCGCAAACCCAGGCCAACCTGTGCGCCCTGCTTTACGAGGCCGGGCGCCCCGAGGCGGCCCTTACCGCCTGTGAGCGGGCAGTCAAGGATGCTCCCAGCGCCGAAAACCTGTATTTGCTGGCACGGGTGCAGTCCGAGCTCAACCGCTTTACCGCGGCCGTCGAGAACCTGCGCCGCTCGATTACCCTCAACAGCAGCTTCATTCAGTCGTATGTCGCATTAGCCCAAGTGTACCTGCGGCAGTATCTGCTATCCGAAAACCGCGAGGCCTCCAAGAATCTGCTGGATCAGGCTCTAAACGTTCTGCGCGAGGCCGAGAAGGTCAACCCCAAGTATGCCCCCATCTATGCGACCCGGGGTACGGTGTTGGTTTACCAAAACCGCCTCGAGCAGGCGGTTGAGGCCATCAACCGTTCGCTGGCCATCAAGGACGAACCCATTGTCCGGGCCTTGCTGGCCGATATTTACATCCGCCAGGGCAAGTGGGATGAGGCCCTGAAGAACTACGACGATGCGGTCAAGGCGGCCCCCAAAAACGCCGGGCTGCGGGTCAAGTACGGCAGCTTGTTGCTGCTTCGCGGCAACGTAGACCTAGCGGTCGAGCACCTGGATCAGGCGGTAATTCTGGCCCCCGGCAACGCCGAGGCCTGGCTGCGCCGGGGGGACGCCTACTACGAGAAAAAAGACTGGCAGCAGGCGGGGGTTTCCTATCAGCAAACGGTGGCCCTCTCTCCGGTGCGTTTTCCCGATGCCTACATCGGCTTGGGCCAGGTTCTGATTGAGCTCAAGGACTACCAAAAAGCCCGCTTCAACTTTACCAAGGCGGTGGCCCTGGAACAGGACAACCCGGTGTACCGCTACTGGCTCTGCCGAGCCAACGAACTCTTGGGTGACAAAGCCGGTGCCCGCACCCAGTGCGAGCAGGCCCTCAAGCTGCGGCCCGATTTTAAAGAGGCCCAGGAGATACTGACCCGACTGAAGTGAATCTGTTGTTTGCATAAAACAGATTTAGATATTGCTTCCAGACATAGAGTATGGATATAATCGCTCTATGCCATGGAAACTTGAAGCCTGGAACCCCGAGTATGCCCTGCCCGAGCGGGTAGAGGAACAAGACGAAGGGAGTGGCCTCGAGGACATCAAAACCCACTACGAAGGTGACTGGACAGCCCGTACCCCGGCCAGGAGGCAGCCTGATGACTGGCCGATTGTGTATCTGGTGGATGGGCGGCAACGCATAGATGCCCAGATTGCCGATTCCAGGGGACGCCGTGCGCTGCTGGCAACGGTGATTGCCGGGGCGGTATTGCGCGACGGGGCTGGTATTCGCCCGATAGGGGAGCCCCTCAAGCAACACATCCTGCTGCACAGCGCCGACCTCGAGGAACCCCTACCCCCGGGCCTAGGTCACTACAAACCTGTGAAAGTACAAAAGTCCGACCCCGCCAGCTTGCGGGCCAAGGTGACCGAGGTGATGCGATGCCTGGAAGCCCGCCTGGTGAATGAGCTCGAGGGGGGTCTGGTGATTGTGGACGGGCAGATATTCCCAGGGGAAGAGCCCTACAAGGCGCTCGAGCAGATCCTGGGCTATACCAAGACCCAGGCCGCAACCTACCTGGGGCCGGAGGAACAGGCTTTACTGCACACCCTGCAACCCCATCAGCGCACCCCGATTTTTTCGATTCCGGGCTATGCCCTGCGCCGCCCGCTGGATGTTTTTTCCTGGTACGTGCGCCTGCCCTTGGAGCCCAGCGCCCCCTTCTACGGTGGGGCCGCGCTTTTGCGGGTGGAAACCCCTACTCCCGAGCCTGCCGAGGCCCGCAAGCTGGCCGACTTATCGGTGAGCCTCTTTTGTACCCTGGCCTCCTCACCCGCCCGCGACCCCCGCGCCCCCCAAAACCTGATTCCCATTGGGGGCTTGGAGCAGTGGCTGGGCCGGCAAATGGGCCAGGGTGAGGTAATCCGGCGTAGAATCGTGCAGGCGTTATTTGCATAAGCAGGAGGTTGTGTGAGACAGGTAGGAATGGTACTGGGCAGCCGCGAAGCCGGCGCGCTGGATTTTTGGGTGGCGGTGGAAGAAGGGCAGTATTTGCGCCTGGATGACCTGGTCTATGTCGAGTTTCGCCACCCCGACCCGGGCAAAGGCGACGAAAACGGCAACGTGCGCTACTACGGCATGGTAGACCAGGTTATCAAGCTCTACGAGGGGGCGCAGTTCGACACCGACGTATTTCTGGCCCGGCGCGACCTGTTGCCCGTTAGCCTGTCCTACGCCGCCCATGTGCAGGTGACCCGGCTTTTCCCCGAGGAGTACCTGCCCCCCGATC
This genomic stretch from Meiothermus sp. harbors:
- a CDS encoding lipopolysaccharide assembly protein LapB, encoding MMRFWFFVVLLLGGVLAQQNPAQTPPKPQTQANLCALLYEAGRPEAALTACERAVKDAPSAENLYLLARVQSELNRFTAAVENLRRSITLNSSFIQSYVALAQVYLRQYLLSENREASKNLLDQALNVLREAEKVNPKYAPIYATRGTVLVYQNRLEQAVEAINRSLAIKDEPIVRALLADIYIRQGKWDEALKNYDDAVKAAPKNAGLRVKYGSLLLLRGNVDLAVEHLDQAVILAPGNAEAWLRRGDAYYEKKDWQQAGVSYQQTVALSPVRFPDAYIGLGQVLIELKDYQKARFNFTKAVALEQDNPVYRYWLCRANELLGDKAGARTQCEQALKLRPDFKEAQEILTRLK
- a CDS encoding DNA double-strand break repair nuclease NurA, translating into MPWKLEAWNPEYALPERVEEQDEGSGLEDIKTHYEGDWTARTPARRQPDDWPIVYLVDGRQRIDAQIADSRGRRALLATVIAGAVLRDGAGIRPIGEPLKQHILLHSADLEEPLPPGLGHYKPVKVQKSDPASLRAKVTEVMRCLEARLVNELEGGLVIVDGQIFPGEEPYKALEQILGYTKTQAATYLGPEEQALLHTLQPHQRTPIFSIPGYALRRPLDVFSWYVRLPLEPSAPFYGGAALLRVETPTPEPAEARKLADLSVSLFCTLASSPARDPRAPQNLIPIGGLEQWLGRQMGQGEVIRRRIVQALFA